Proteins encoded together in one Solanum lycopersicum chromosome 7, SLM_r2.1 window:
- the LOC101268412 gene encoding uncharacterized protein produces MAKNRNKKKNGLAAMDVSTDQTVMDAQAMDTSESAAPKPHLGGSLRKTKGVQMKRTKNVRKKKAMAKAISKSEKLEERITRSESKIERTKNAKQLYE; encoded by the exons ATGGCGAAGAAcagaaacaagaagaaaaatggcCTAGCTGCCATGGATGTCTCCACTGACCAGACGGTCATGGATGCCCAAG CGATGGATACTTCAGAATCAGCTGCTCCAAAACCACATTTAGGTGGATCACTTAG AAAGACGAAGGGAGTACAAATGAAAAGGACGAAGAATGTCAGGAAAAAGAAGGCCATGGCAAAGGCTATTTCAAAAAGTGAGAAATTGGAGGAAAGAATCACTAGGAGTGAAAGCAAGATAGAGAGAACTAAAAATGCCAAACAGTTATACGAATGA